One stretch of Kluyveromyces marxianus DMKU3-1042 DNA, complete genome, chromosome 8 DNA includes these proteins:
- a CDS encoding uncharacterized protein (containing MAM1 super family) yields MVAKLRRKTPLYPQDVNANSAKRMCLKNNILLEDLNKENIPFEPNVAWEGPESSGSNLTGFLNEHLERKLAEKDLVTRPKSQGQECLTASSLGNLQSTLKDFETKLCIQNRDCFIKDAHYSDDNLTQCRINLLFELESLPNLSWAQKGNLRTAKYIPSVYQSLDPDWYLNPAFSIDDFSNLPEEAKLYNVLSPLLEESTLSEEQKSEPEAPDNAKVEIENIGPSSYVIPSSKLKFRGKSTAFNEDIEYQSLLKVKVLENDNDDDIGEREEDENDNYDQISLPDSLDHCKSIKKRFTNTRKRLNKNSIMFHKK; encoded by the coding sequence ATGGTTGCCAAACTACGCCGGAAAACGCCTTTATACCCCCAAGATGTCAATGCTAATTCTGCGAAAAGAATgtgtttgaagaataaCATATTATTAGAGGACCttaataaagaaaatattccTTTTGAACCTAATGTTGCATGGGAAGGTCCTGAATCTTCTGGTAGTAACCTCACCGGGTTTTTAAACGAACATCTTGAAAGGAAACTTGCCGAGAAAGATTTAGTGACAAGACCTAAGTCACAAGGTCAAGAGTGTCTCACAGCATCATCTCTTGGAAACCTTCAAAGTACGCTTAAAGACTTTGAAACAAAACTTTGTATTCAAAATCGTGACTGTTTTATCAAAGATGCTCATTATTCTGATGACAACCTCACTCAATGCCGGATCAATTTATTGTTTGAGTTAGAAAGCTTGCCTAATTTGAGTTGGGCCCAAAAAGGTAACTTAAGGACAGCAAAGTATATTCCTTCGGTCTATCAAAGCTTGGATCCTGATTGGTATTTAAACCCGGCCTTTTCTATCGATGATTTCTCCAACCTTCCAGAGGAAGCAAAACTTTACAATGTTTTGAGTCCATTACTTGAAGAAAGCACATTATCAGAGGAGCAAAAATCAGAACCAGAGGCTCCAGATAATGCTAAAGttgaaatagaaaatattggtccttcttcttatgTAATCCCAAGTTCGAAGCTAAAGTTTCGTGGAAAGTCTACTGCTTTTAATGAAGATATCGAATACCAATCATTACTTAAGGTTAAAGTTTTAGAAAAcgataatgatgatgatattggtgAGAGGGAAGAAGACGAAAATGATAATTATGATCAAATATCACTACCAGATAGTTTAGACCATTGCAAGTCCATCAAGAAACGATTCACAAATACTAGGAAACGTCTCAACAAGAATTCTATTATGTTTCATAAGAAATGA